A part of Miscanthus floridulus cultivar M001 chromosome 6, ASM1932011v1, whole genome shotgun sequence genomic DNA contains:
- the LOC136457199 gene encoding pectin acetylesterase 5-like, with the protein MPAISTHHLQLRLWWRRLGRRGTAFALALLAAALVLTLSRYAAGPAASPPASPSYGHRLPALVDITLVYGATDKGAVCLDGTPPAYHFLPGFGDGSHNWLLHLEGGSWCRSFESCARRKKTNLGSSAHMDTRAEFVGILSDDQSQNPDFYNWNKVKIRYCDGASFSGHVRDEVKKNGTGFFFRGQRIWEAVMAELLSKGLARAKQAFLTGCSAGGLSTYIHCDDFRALLPNTPTVKCLADGGFFLDVEDISGRRYMRGFYNDVARLQDVRKRFPHCSSDMEPGQCFFPQEVAKSITTPMFILNPAYDVWQVEHVLSPEGSDPQNLWQNCRTDITKCSSKQLDVLQGFRKALLDAINEFKKRRDWGMFIDSCFIHCQSMNALAWHSPSAARINNKTAAEAVGDWFFDRREVKEIDCEYPCNPTCYNVVLDQPYKED; encoded by the exons ATGCCGGCCATCTCCACCCACCACCTTCAGCTGCGCCTCTGGTGGCGCCGTCTCGGCCGACGCGGCACCGCATTCGCCCTCGcgctcctcgccgccgccctcgTGCTCACGCTCTCCCGCTACGCCGCGGGCCCTGCAGCCTCCCCGCCCGCGTCCCCGTCCTACGGGCATCGCCTCCCGGCCCTCGTCGACATCACCCTCGTCTACGGCGCCACCGACAAGGGCGCAG TGTGCTTGGATGGTACGCCGCCTGCCTACCACTTCCTTCCAGGATTCGGGGACGGATCCCACAACTGGCTCCTCCACTTGGAGGGCGGAAGCTGGTGCCGCAGTTTCGAATCATGTGCTCGCCGTAAGAAAACAAATCTCGGTTCCTCTGCCCACATGGATACTCGTGCTGAATTCGTCGGCATCCTCAGTGATGATCAATCTCAGAATCCAG ATTTTTACAACTGGAACAAAGTGAAAATAAGATACTGTGATGGTGCATCATTCTCTGGACATGTCCGAGATGAAGTCAAGAAG AATGGCACAGGTTTCTTCTTCAGAGGCCAGCGGATCTGGGAAGCAGTCATGGCCGAACTTCTGTCAAAGGGGCTAGCCAGAGCGAAACAG GCTTTTCTGACTGGATGCTCGGCTGGTGGCCTTTCTACATACATTCACTGTGATGATTTCCGGGCACTTCTACCGAACACGCCTACTGTCAAGTGCCTCGCGGATGGTGGATTCTTTCTTGATGT AGAAGACATTTCTGGAAGAAGATATATGCGGGGCTTCTATAACGATGTTGCTCGGCTgcag GATGTGCGTAAAAGGTTCCCTCATTGCAGCTCAGATATGGAACCGGGGCAG TGCTTCTTCCCACAAGAAGTTGCGAAAAGCATCACCACACCGATGTTTATACTCAATCCAGCATATGATGTTTGGCAG GTAGAGCATGTGTTGTCTCCAGAAGGTTCTGACCCTCAAAATCTATGGCAAAATTGCAGGACAGACATTACCAAGTGTAGCTCAAAACAGCTTGACGTTCTTCAAG GTTTTAGGAAAGCGCTGCTTGATGCTATAAATGAATTCAAGAAGAGAAGAGACTGGGGTATGTTCATTGACTCCTGCTTTATACACTGTCAGTCAATGAATGCTttggcttggcattcaccatcaGCTGCTAGAATCAACAACAAG ACGGCCGCCGAAGCTGTGGGAGATTGGTTCTTTGATCGGAGGGAGGTGAAGGAAATAGATTGTGAATATCCCTGCAACCCGACATGCTACAATGTGGTTCTTGATCAGCCCTACAAGGAAGACTAA
- the LOC136457200 gene encoding glycine-rich RNA-binding protein 2, mitochondrial-like → MALLKLKLLLNWRAGAAGGGCCCLRNGSAALPFPNGNRTTATSSACSSSNLLVGGLSYDTNETALKDAFSQYGDVIAVKVICHPTTGKSKGFGFVKFSSQNHAAAALQKMNGQVLDGRNIRVHYAIGTGGSAATDD, encoded by the exons ATGGCACTATTAAAGCTAAAGCTACTCCTAAATTggagagcaggagcagcaggaggAGGCTGCTGCTGCCTGCGCAACGGCAGCGCTGCGCTTCCATTCCCTAATGGGAATCGGACCACCGCGACTTCCTCCGCATGCAGCAGCTCCAACTTGCTCGTCGGCG GTCTTTCTTACGACACTAACGAAACAGCTCTCAAGGATGCTTTCTCTCAATATGGTGATGTTATTGCAG TGAAGGTTATATGCCATCCCACAACCGGCAAGTCAAAAGGATTTGGTTTTGTCAAGTTTTCTTCACAAAACCATGCTGCCGCAGCATTGCAAAAGATGAACGGTCAG GTGCTTGATGGAAGGAACATTCGGGTGCACTACGCAATCGGTACTGGGGGATCTGCTGCCACTGATGACTGA
- the LOC136461403 gene encoding uncharacterized protein gives MSQSEEWEKISHVKSAKGVQATTTLVRPNFWSSVALCLRVFEPLVKVLRMVDGDVKPSMAFLYGEILKAKGDIKVAIGNIPGAAGLYSSIMQIIDVKMKNRLDSPLHKAAYFLNPYYSYNDDSIFQSEEVMDGFLTAVETFYHGDYDKQAQVLNEEVHRFKDRVGHFGKQVAAAGCKDFDMNPAKWWGNYGTQVPVLQKMAIRILSLTSSASGCERNWSCHEGIHTKRRNRLTCERLEQLVFVQFNALHAQKKDKAKKNQKVDPLLATKATYAQGWIVEGGEEDEINDVDPVTGLTWQLIAETCGAEEVTLLRRSARLNRPREIEEDIYSEPEPKDDHIDKEEIEFESDQEDVVTAGYEAEEGAGTSDD, from the exons ATGTCTCAAAGTGAAGAGTGGGAGAAGATAAGCCATGTCAAGAGTGCAAAAGGAGTGCAAGCCACAACCACCTTGGTGAGGCCAAATTTTTGGAGTTCTGTTGCACTTTGCTTGAGGGTATTTGAGCCATTGGTGAAAGTCCTTCGGATGGTTGATGGGGATGTGAAGCCATCAATGGCATTTCTTTATGGAGAAATCCTTAAGGCCAAGGGAGACATCAAGGTGGCTATTGGAAACATTCCTGGGGCAGCAGGGTTGTATAGTTCTATCATGCAAATCATTGATGTGAAGATGAAAAATAGGCTGGACAGTCCTCTTCACAAGGCTGCTTATTTCTTGAACCCTTATTATAGCTACAATGATGACTCCATCTTTCAATCTGAGGAAGTCATGGATGGCTTCTTAACAGCTGTAGAAACATTCTACCATGGTGATTATGATAAGCAAGCCCAAGTACTGAATGAGGAGGTGCACAGGTTCAAAGACCGTGTTGGTCATTTTGGAAAACAAGTGGCAGCTGCTGGCTGTAAGGACTTTGACATGAATCCTG CCAAATGGTGGGGAAACTATGGAACACAAGTACCAGTACTACAAAAGATGGCTATCAGAATTCTATCCTTGACTTCAAGTGCATCAGGTTGTGAAAGAAATTGGAGTTGCCATGAAGGG ATTCATACTAAAAGAAGGAACAGGCTCACTTGTGAGAGGCTTGAGCAACTTGTGTTTGTTCAATTCAATGCTCTCCATGCACAGAAGAAAGATAAGGCTAAGAAGAACCAAAAGGTGGATCCCCTTCTAGCTACTAAAGCAACATATGCTCAAGGGTGGATTGTGGAAGGTGGAGAAGAGGATGAAATCAATGATGTTGATCCTGTTACGGGGCTGACGTGGCAGCTAATTGCAGAAACTTGTGGTGCTGAGGAAGTCACTTTACTTCGGAGAAGTGCAAGACTGAATCGGCCAAGAGAGATTGAAGAAGACATATACTCTGAACCTGAACCTAAGGATGATCATATTGACAAGGAAGAAATTGAGTTTGAATCTGACCAAGAAGATGTGGTCACAGCAGGCTATGAGGCAGAGGAGGGGGCTGGGACTAGTGACGATTGA